Proteins co-encoded in one Xiphophorus hellerii strain 12219 chromosome 10, Xiphophorus_hellerii-4.1, whole genome shotgun sequence genomic window:
- the dcxr gene encoding L-xylulose reductase — MEISFAGKQALVTGAGKGIGRATALALARCGARVTAVTRTQADLNSLVQECPAIVPVCVDLADWAATEAALKDVGPIDLLVNNAACTKLQPFLEVTPDQFDLLFNVNVKAVLHISQMVAGGMKARGSGGSIVNVSSQASQRALRDHTVYCATKGALDMLTKVMALELGPHQIRVNSVNPTVVMTKMGRLGWSDPEKAQTMKSRIPLGRFAEEEDVVNCILFLLSEKSSMINGVALPVDGGHLAC, encoded by the exons ATGGAGATTTCATTTGCAGGCAAACAGGCGCTGGTGACAGGAGCAGGAAAAG GTATCGGCAGGGCCACGGCTCTGGCTCTGGCACGCTGCGGGGCTCGGGTCACTGCAGTCACAcggacacaggctgacctcaACAGTTTAGTGCAAGAG TGTCCAGCCATCGTCCCAGTGTGTGTGGACCTGGCGGACTGGGCAGCCACTGAGGCTGCCCTGAAGGACGTCGGGCCCATCGATCTGCTGGTGAACAATGCTGCCTGCACCAAACTGCAGCCATTCCTGGAGGTCACACCTGACCAGTTTGACCT attgtttAATGTGAATGTGAAAGCTGTGCTACACATTTCTCAG ATGGTGGCTGGTGGGATGAAGGCCAGAGGGTCGGGCGGCTCCATCGTCAACGTGTCCAGCCAGGCGTCCCAGCGCGCCCTCAGGGATCATACTGTTTACT GTGCAACTAAAGGGGCCCTGGACATGCTGACCAAAGTGATGGCCCTAGAGCTCGGACCCCATCAG ATCCGTGTGAACAGCGTCAACCCTACAGTTGTTATGACAAAGATGGGTCGCCTGGGCTGGAGTGACCCGGAAAAAGCCCAGACCATGAAGTCCCGCATCCCCCTGGGCCGCTTCGCAG aggaggaggatgtgGTGAACTGCATCTTGTTCCTGCTGAGTGAGAAGAGCAGCATGATTAACGGAGTCGCCCTGCCAGTGGACGGAGGCCACCTGGCCTGCTGA